The region AGGCCGTGCCGCTGGACGATTACCTGCCCGCGCACTGGCGGCGGCAGTACGGCGTGACGGACCTCAGCGACGCGCTGTGGGGCATCCACTTCCCGGCGGACGAGGCGCACCTGAGCCGCGCGAACCACCGCCTGCGCTTCGACGAGTACCTGTTCCTGGAACTCCGCATGCTCCTCCAGGGTGAGGACGCCGTGCTGCAGGGCAAACGCTTCAACGCGAAGGGCGACGACATCCACACCTTCGAGGGCGCCCTCCCGTTCCGCTTCACGAACGCGCAGCGGCGCGTGCTGCTGGAAATCACGGACGACATGCGCAGCGACCGCCAGATGGCCCGCCTCGTGCAGGGAGACGTGGGGAGCGGGAAGACCGCCGTGGCCGCCTGCGCCCTGTACCTCGCCGTGCGGGACGGCTACCAGGGCGCGCTGATGGCCCCCACCGAGATCCTCGCGCGGCAGCACTACGCGAACCTCGTCGGGTACCTCGGACAGCTCGACATCCGCGTGGGCCTCCTGATCGGCGCGATGACCCCGAAGACGAAACTGGAAATGCAGACCCGCATCGCCGAGGGGAACGTGGACGTTGTGGTCGGCACCCAGGCGCTCATTCAGGAGAACGTGCGCTTCGACAACCTCGGGCTGGCCGTCGTGGACGAGGAACACCGCTTCGGCGTGCAACAGCGCCGCAAACTCCTCGCGGGACGCCCCGACGTACTCGTCATGAGCGCCACGCCCATCCCCCGCTCGCTGGCGCTCACCGCGTACGGCGACCTGGAACTCAGCATCATCGACGAACTGCCGCCGGGCCGCACACCCATCGAAACCAAACTCATTCAGGACACCGCCCGGCAGCAGGCCTACGGGTTCGTCATGCGCCAGATCCGCGAGGGACGGCAGGCGTTCGTCGTCACGGCCCTCATCGAGGAGAACGAGAACCTCGAACTGCTCGCCGCCACGCAACTCGCCGACGACCTCAAGACCATCCTCCCGGAAGCCCGCATCGACCTGCTGCACGGCAAGATGAGCGCCGCCGAGAAAGACCACGTCATGGACCGCTTCCGCGCGCACGACTTCGACATCCTCGTATCCACCACCGTCATCGAGGTCGGCGTGGACGTCCCCAACGCCACCGTCATGGTCATCGAGAACGCCGAACGCTTCGGCCTCGCCCAGCTGCACCAGCTGCGCGGCCGCGTCGGCCGGGGCAGCGCCCAGAGCTACTGCGTGCTGATCGCCGGGGAACACAGCAAGAAAACCCGCCAGCGCCTCAAGATCATCGAAAGCAGCACCGACGGCTTCGTCATCGCCGAGGCCGACCTGAAACTCCGCGGCCCCGGCGAGATCCGCGGCACCCGCCAGAGCGGCATCCCCGACCTGCGCCTCGCGGACCTCGCCAACGACACGCAGATCATCGAACAGGCCCGCGAACTCGCCAAACACATCCTCGCGCACGACCCGAAACTGGAACACCCCCGCCTCCAGTACCTCCGCAGCGAACTGCAGAACCGCAGCCAGAGCGTCGCCTACAGAGAAGTGATCTGATGACCCCGCCACCGCTTGTGGTGTACGTGGATGTGGACGAGACGCTGGTGCGGAACGTGGGGCGGTCACGGGTGCCGATCCCGGGGGCAATCGCTCATGTGCACGAGCTGGCGGCGCAGGGCGCGGAGCTCTACTGCTGGAGTTCCGGCGGGGCCGCGTACGCGCGGGACAGTGCGCGTGAGGTGGGCCTGGAGGGCGTGTTCGCGGCGTTCCTGCCCAAACCGCAGGTGCTCGTGGACGATCAGCGGGTCGAGGCGTGGCGGCGGCTGGTGCAGGTGCATCCGCTGTCCTGCCCAGGCGAGTCGGTGGCGTCCTACCGGGAGGCGCTGGACAGCACCGGCCGGTCAGAGCGCTGAGGCCCTGACCGGCGGGTGGGAACAGTTCTGTTGAACCGCTGTTCTCCGGATTCCGTCCGTTTCGTGGGCAGATCGGAAAGTCACCGATCTGCCCACTCCACTTCCGGAATCCTTTCGTACCCTTCTCGCTCTTCTCTGAAGCTCTGCGAGTCCGCTCGGGTTGAACGGTTTGGGAAAACCGTCCAACCAGGGGAATTACTTGATGTTGCCGTTCAGGCCGTTGGGGTAGAAGCCGCCCTTCTTGGCGCCGGGGGCGAGGTAGACGATGTTCAGCACTTCGCGGGTGCTGCGGGGGAACGCGACGCCGTTCGCGTCGGCCGGGGCGATGACGGCGCGGCCCGCGTTGTCGGTGAGGCCCTGATCCTTCATGCCGCCGACCTTGCCGCGCAGGTTGCTGATGGCCTGCACGACCTGTCCGACGTACAGTCCGGCGGCGGCGCTGACCTGGCGCTGCTGGAAGAGCATGCTGCGGATGGCGCCGCCGTGGTATGCCTCGACGGCGAGGATGCCGGCAGCGGCCTGGAGGTACGCGGGGTTGGTGATGAGGGTCGCGGCGCCGTTGTAGGCGGTGACGCC is a window of Deinococcus grandis DNA encoding:
- a CDS encoding DUF705 domain-containing protein produces the protein MTPPPLVVYVDVDETLVRNVGRSRVPIPGAIAHVHELAAQGAELYCWSSGGAAYARDSAREVGLEGVFAAFLPKPQVLVDDQRVEAWRRLVQVHPLSCPGESVASYREALDSTGRSER
- the recG gene encoding ATP-dependent DNA helicase RecG, whose amino-acid sequence is MATVAELREKLRRPLAAELASGCQNRVVAGGVEKLLASPLGNPFPKVREALAGYAGLDAAGREVALRAALDLLTEPDSQKAATRAAPVARRVAVPTAEPGERLLPDAPVERLDSGPGGARKLHTLGLHLLRDVLHAYPHRHEDRRALPDLSEIEEGQKVTVEGRVVAKSRRSPKPGMQILDVTLETPSGGRVKATWFNQPWVEKQLREGARLVLTGRVKRFGRSVQLGVEHLETVDGAQDSLSTGRIVGVYDAKDGISQEFLRRAAFRTLQAVPLDDYLPAHWRRQYGVTDLSDALWGIHFPADEAHLSRANHRLRFDEYLFLELRMLLQGEDAVLQGKRFNAKGDDIHTFEGALPFRFTNAQRRVLLEITDDMRSDRQMARLVQGDVGSGKTAVAACALYLAVRDGYQGALMAPTEILARQHYANLVGYLGQLDIRVGLLIGAMTPKTKLEMQTRIAEGNVDVVVGTQALIQENVRFDNLGLAVVDEEHRFGVQQRRKLLAGRPDVLVMSATPIPRSLALTAYGDLELSIIDELPPGRTPIETKLIQDTARQQAYGFVMRQIREGRQAFVVTALIEENENLELLAATQLADDLKTILPEARIDLLHGKMSAAEKDHVMDRFRAHDFDILVSTTVIEVGVDVPNATVMVIENAERFGLAQLHQLRGRVGRGSAQSYCVLIAGEHSKKTRQRLKIIESSTDGFVIAEADLKLRGPGEIRGTRQSGIPDLRLADLANDTQIIEQARELAKHILAHDPKLEHPRLQYLRSELQNRSQSVAYREVI